Proteins encoded together in one Pantoea sp. CCBC3-3-1 window:
- a CDS encoding molecular chaperone — translation MMKLPIFALLLALSSALLPAWAGNSVLIWPIDPKILSGDKATELWLENRGAATTLMQVRVFSWQQVDGKEQYQTQQAVLASPPLVRIEPGQRQLVRLINQTPPPAGKEMAYRVLLDEIPTPQKPGENQAGLSFQMRYSVPLFTYGEGLNADNANPQLSWQVVNQDGKSALRITNNGNGHARLSKVSLGGRSLSNSLFGYVLAGSSNVFPLNFPASDRSELSAELDSGKTWRSTRSSR, via the coding sequence ATGATGAAACTACCTATTTTTGCGCTACTGCTGGCGTTGTCCAGTGCTTTACTACCGGCCTGGGCAGGGAATTCGGTGCTGATATGGCCGATCGACCCTAAAATTCTTAGCGGGGATAAAGCCACCGAACTCTGGCTGGAAAACCGTGGGGCAGCAACCACGCTGATGCAGGTCCGCGTTTTCAGCTGGCAGCAGGTGGATGGCAAAGAGCAGTATCAGACCCAGCAAGCGGTGCTGGCCAGCCCGCCGCTGGTCAGAATCGAACCGGGGCAAAGGCAGCTGGTGCGTCTGATTAATCAGACCCCGCCGCCTGCGGGTAAAGAGATGGCTTACAGAGTGTTGCTGGATGAGATCCCCACGCCGCAAAAGCCAGGAGAGAATCAGGCGGGCTTGAGTTTTCAGATGCGTTACTCGGTCCCGCTCTTTACCTATGGCGAAGGGCTAAATGCCGATAATGCCAATCCGCAGCTTAGCTGGCAGGTGGTGAATCAGGACGGTAAATCGGCGCTGCGCATTACCAATAACGGTAACGGTCATGCCCGGCTGAGCAAGGTTTCATTAGGCGGCCGCTCGCTGTCGAATAGTCTGTTCGGCTACGTTCTGGCTGGTTCCAGCAATGTGTTTCCCCTGAATTTTCCAGCATCTGACCGCTCAGAGCTGAGTGCGGAGCTGGACAGTGGTAAAACCTGGCGCAGCACCCGTTCCTCGCGCTAG
- the exbB gene encoding tol-pal system-associated acyl-CoA thioesterase — MTNDLMQTDLSVWGMYLHADIVVKVVMIGLLLASVVTWALFFSKSAELSSAKRRLKREQQAIATARSLPEAAKTCTDFKANSLTLQLLKEAENELELSERSEDNDGIKERTAFRLERRVAFFSRHAGRGNGFLATIGAIAPFVGLFGTVWGIMNSFIGIAQTQTTNLAVVAPGIAEALLATAIGLVAAIPAVVIYNVFARMIANYKATLGDVAAQILLLQSRDLDLAASSDAQRPHSAQKLRVG, encoded by the coding sequence GTGACGAATGATTTGATGCAGACGGATCTTTCCGTCTGGGGCATGTACCTGCATGCAGACATCGTAGTGAAAGTGGTGATGATCGGACTGCTGCTGGCTTCGGTGGTAACCTGGGCGCTGTTCTTCAGCAAAAGCGCAGAGCTAAGCTCGGCGAAACGTCGCCTGAAGCGTGAACAACAGGCCATCGCCACTGCCCGTTCCCTGCCTGAGGCAGCAAAAACCTGCACAGATTTCAAAGCCAACAGCCTGACGTTGCAGCTGCTGAAAGAAGCAGAAAACGAACTGGAACTCTCCGAACGTTCGGAAGACAACGACGGCATCAAAGAGCGTACCGCGTTCCGTCTTGAGCGCCGTGTGGCTTTCTTTAGCCGTCATGCAGGTCGCGGTAACGGTTTCCTGGCCACAATCGGGGCGATCGCACCCTTTGTTGGCCTGTTCGGCACCGTCTGGGGCATCATGAACAGCTTTATCGGCATTGCTCAGACGCAAACCACCAACCTTGCCGTTGTGGCTCCCGGCATTGCCGAAGCGCTGCTGGCAACCGCGATTGGTCTGGTTGCTGCGATCCCAGCGGTCGTTATTTATAACGTTTTCGCTCGCATGATTGCTAACTACAAAGCCACGCTGGGTGATGTTGCGGCACAAATCCTGCTGCTGCAAAGCCGCGATCTGGATCTGGCTGCCAGCAGCGACGCACAGCGTCCGCACTCAGCGCAGAAACTGCGGGTAGGGTAA
- a CDS encoding fimbria/pilus outer membrane usher protein translates to MSRRCFASPGRCSLALSLISCLFSVTGRAETYSSLPPPPQQNTPGTQNQQYMLGLIVNQQDTGQIVPVEFRDNHYLLRAADLQRAGIPSPQITSSIMDVSVMPEVKAEYDRTRQRILLTVPPAWLPQQKLNSTEQSGPRYPGRTSTGALFNYDLYTSHTSASGSRISAFNEFRLFGNLGQFSTNGVWQEQLSGQPGAQDQGYLRYDTWWGNQSENRSLSWRVGDLITDSLSWSNSVRLGGIQIARDFSVRPDLITYPLPSFSGQAAVPSTVDLFVNGYKNSTNSVQPGPWTLTNMPFVNGAGDAVVVTTDAVGRRVTTTLPFYVSSNLLKPGLSDFSFSAGALRQNYGLKNFDYGSAAVSGSYRYGLTDWLTLESHAEGADTLALGGAGGQVRIGSLGVVNAALTQSQLAGEHGNQYSWGYQYNNSRFSLGMQHIIRSAGFGNLALYGDRTSATTNTDYSLSRRSSQYSASLSLNQYGSIGAAFIDITAGTGDRTQLWNLSWSKNLWGNSSLYVSASRDRQEGEWSGAISLVIPFGERTNASLSVERDAQGGSAQRVTLSRAMPTDGGFAYDASWANQSSNSAYRQGSLSWRNQKIETSAGFYGDGDYSTEWGDITGSLVVMDGSFFAANQVNDAFVLVKTDYPDINVRYENQLMGKTDDKGYLLVPGISSYYPAKYDIDTLNLPADMTTPHVEQRFAVKRDSGYLLHFPVEPLRAASVILHDLNGQPLPVSTQIIRQGQDPEYVGWDGIAWMENLSAENSFRAVTPDGRQCEAVLHVPGGRPKSLETYGPLTCALPPLPGTSP, encoded by the coding sequence ATGAGCAGGCGATGCTTTGCGTCCCCGGGACGCTGCTCCCTGGCCCTGAGCCTGATAAGCTGCCTGTTTTCTGTAACCGGCCGCGCGGAAACCTATTCCTCTTTGCCACCGCCGCCACAGCAAAACACGCCGGGTACGCAAAATCAGCAGTACATGCTGGGGCTGATCGTCAATCAGCAGGATACCGGCCAGATTGTGCCGGTTGAATTCCGGGATAATCACTATCTTTTACGCGCCGCTGATTTGCAGCGGGCTGGCATTCCCTCCCCTCAAATCACGTCGTCGATCATGGATGTGTCGGTGATGCCAGAGGTGAAAGCGGAATACGACCGGACTCGCCAGCGCATCCTGCTGACCGTGCCGCCCGCCTGGCTGCCGCAGCAAAAACTCAACAGCACTGAACAGAGCGGGCCGCGTTATCCCGGCAGAACCTCAACGGGCGCACTGTTTAACTACGATCTTTATACCAGCCACACTTCCGCCAGCGGCAGCCGCATTTCGGCCTTTAATGAATTCCGCCTTTTTGGCAATTTGGGGCAGTTTTCCACTAACGGCGTCTGGCAGGAGCAGCTTTCCGGCCAGCCCGGCGCGCAGGATCAGGGCTATTTGCGTTATGACACCTGGTGGGGAAATCAGAGTGAAAACCGCTCGCTAAGCTGGCGGGTAGGGGATTTGATCACCGACTCCCTAAGTTGGAGTAACAGCGTCCGGCTGGGCGGTATTCAGATTGCCAGAGACTTTTCCGTTCGCCCGGATTTGATTACCTATCCTCTGCCCTCGTTCTCTGGCCAGGCAGCGGTGCCGTCAACGGTTGATCTCTTTGTGAATGGCTATAAGAACAGCACCAACAGCGTCCAGCCCGGCCCCTGGACGCTGACCAATATGCCCTTTGTCAACGGGGCTGGCGATGCGGTGGTGGTGACGACCGATGCCGTGGGACGACGGGTCACTACCACGCTGCCGTTTTATGTCTCCAGCAATTTACTCAAGCCCGGACTTTCTGATTTCTCTTTTTCCGCCGGGGCGCTGCGGCAAAATTACGGACTGAAGAATTTTGATTATGGCTCTGCTGCCGTCAGCGGCTCTTACCGCTATGGCCTGACCGACTGGCTGACGCTGGAGAGCCATGCTGAAGGTGCCGATACGCTTGCGCTGGGCGGCGCGGGCGGCCAGGTGAGAATTGGCTCACTTGGCGTGGTTAATGCGGCACTGACTCAAAGCCAGCTGGCTGGCGAGCATGGCAATCAGTACAGCTGGGGGTATCAGTACAATAACAGCCGCTTTAGCCTGGGAATGCAGCATATCATCCGTTCCGCGGGCTTTGGCAATCTGGCGCTGTATGGCGACCGTACCAGCGCCACTACCAATACGGATTACTCCCTTAGCCGCCGCAGCTCGCAGTACAGCGCCAGCCTGTCGCTGAACCAGTATGGCAGCATCGGTGCGGCGTTTATTGATATTACCGCCGGCACCGGCGACCGCACCCAGTTATGGAACCTGTCATGGAGTAAAAACCTGTGGGGCAACAGCAGCCTGTACGTTTCTGCCAGCCGCGATCGGCAGGAAGGCGAATGGTCAGGCGCGATCTCTCTGGTGATCCCCTTTGGCGAGCGCACCAATGCCAGCCTCAGTGTGGAACGCGATGCCCAGGGCGGGTCTGCGCAACGCGTGACGCTTTCCCGCGCGATGCCAACGGATGGCGGCTTTGCTTACGACGCCTCCTGGGCTAATCAGAGCAGCAACAGCGCCTACCGCCAGGGTAGCCTGAGCTGGCGCAATCAGAAAATTGAAACCTCGGCTGGCTTCTATGGCGATGGTGACTACAGTACCGAATGGGGTGATATCACCGGCTCTCTGGTGGTGATGGACGGCAGCTTCTTTGCGGCAAATCAGGTGAACGACGCCTTTGTGCTGGTAAAAACCGATTATCCGGATATCAATGTCCGTTATGAGAATCAGCTGATGGGTAAAACCGATGACAAAGGTTATCTGCTGGTGCCGGGCATCAGCTCTTACTATCCCGCGAAATACGATATCGATACGCTGAATTTACCTGCTGATATGACCACGCCTCACGTAGAACAACGTTTCGCCGTTAAACGCGACAGCGGCTACCTGCTGCACTTCCCGGTTGAGCCTTTACGGGCCGCCAGCGTGATCCTGCACGATCTTAATGGTCAGCCGCTGCCCGTTTCCACGCAGATTATCCGCCAGGGGCAGGACCCCGAATACGTTGGCTGGGACGGTATTGCATGGATGGAAAACCTCAGCGCAGAGAATTCTTTCCGTGCCGTTACGCCCGATGGCCGCCAGTGCGAAGCGGTGCTGCACGTGCCTGGCGGACGTCCGAAATCACTGGAAACCTATGGCCCGCTGACCTGCGCGCTTCCTCCTCTGCCTGGAACATCACCATGA
- the exbD gene encoding TonB system transport protein ExbD, whose amino-acid sequence MAMRLNEDLDSNGEMHEINVTPFIDVMLVLLIIFMVAAPLATVDVRVNLPASTSAPQPRPEKPVYLSIKADKQLFIGNNAVTSETLLDALNSQTEGKKDTTIFFQADKSVDYETLMGVMDKLRQAGYLKIGLMGMETVSK is encoded by the coding sequence ATGGCAATGCGATTGAATGAGGATCTCGACAGCAACGGCGAAATGCATGAAATCAACGTCACGCCGTTTATCGACGTCATGCTGGTGTTGCTGATTATCTTTATGGTCGCCGCGCCGCTGGCTACCGTTGACGTTCGCGTTAACCTGCCTGCCTCAACCAGCGCGCCTCAGCCGCGTCCGGAGAAACCGGTTTATCTTTCTATTAAGGCAGATAAGCAGCTGTTCATCGGCAACAACGCGGTAACCAGCGAGACGCTGCTGGATGCGCTTAACAGCCAGACCGAAGGCAAAAAGGACACCACCATATTCTTCCAGGCGGATAAGTCGGTTGATTATGAAACGCTGATGGGCGTGATGGATAAACTGCGTCAGGCTGGCTATTTGAAGATTGGCCTGATGGGAATGGAAACCGTCTCGAAGTAA
- a CDS encoding bifunctional diguanylate cyclase/phosphodiesterase produces the protein MLMSSYDHLLVTVSIFVAFLASYTALDMAGRVATSTGKVARVWLIGGGFAMGIGIWSMHFIGMLAMNLAMVMSYDPGLTLISMVIAIAASIFALWIVCYGELPLSRLLTGAVVMASGVVAMHYTGMGALMFTPGIIWDWRWVAVSVAIALAASTAALWLAFKLRQGVGHLALLRAGAALVMGAAIAGMHYSGMAAASFPMMSHATDMGVNSNWLAVLVVVVTLSILGITLVVSTLDARLQARTSVLASSLAEANRELAQLALHDNLTRLPNRILLEDRLDQALNKAVREETSFALMFMDLDGFKAVNDAFGHHIGDNLLVAVTDRMKNLLKGHHTLARLGGDEFVLLVEITDPNDAAAIADQLVKAIDAPFVISRYELVVSLSIGIAVYPGDGNDERELMFNADAAMYHTKNNGRNGYSFFQPSMNTIAQNQLQLINDLWLAQEHNELRLFYQPKFCAPQGPIVGFEALIRWQHPQRGLLTPDIFLPLAEKTGLIVSMGNWVINEACRQLHEWHQMGNTQWSVAVNLSALQFEQAGLVETVVSALKKHQIPPEQLTLEVTETTAMRDPDESVRILTELTDLGVKASIDDFGTGYSSLLYLKRLPASELKIDRAFVNELQTQNEDATIVTAIVALAQTLKLKVVAEGVETREQQDFLTSLGCNSLQGYLLGRPVPADKVPELDLYADGGETLPEKKAV, from the coding sequence ATGCTTATGAGCTCTTACGACCATCTGTTGGTCACTGTCTCCATTTTTGTCGCCTTTCTGGCTTCCTATACTGCGCTGGATATGGCGGGCAGAGTCGCGACCTCAACGGGCAAAGTTGCCCGGGTCTGGCTTATCGGCGGCGGTTTTGCGATGGGTATTGGCATCTGGTCTATGCATTTTATCGGCATGCTGGCCATGAACCTGGCAATGGTGATGAGCTACGATCCCGGTCTGACCCTAATCTCGATGGTTATCGCCATCGCTGCCTCAATCTTTGCGCTGTGGATCGTCTGCTACGGCGAGCTGCCGCTGTCACGTTTGCTGACTGGCGCAGTGGTTATGGCCAGCGGCGTGGTCGCCATGCACTACACCGGCATGGGTGCATTAATGTTTACACCCGGCATCATCTGGGACTGGCGCTGGGTTGCCGTCTCGGTGGCCATTGCGCTGGCAGCCAGTACCGCCGCGCTGTGGTTGGCTTTCAAACTGCGGCAGGGGGTGGGACATTTAGCGTTGCTGCGTGCAGGAGCCGCGCTGGTGATGGGGGCAGCGATTGCCGGAATGCACTACAGCGGCATGGCAGCCGCCAGCTTCCCGATGATGAGCCACGCCACAGATATGGGCGTAAACAGCAACTGGCTGGCGGTGCTGGTGGTAGTGGTTACGCTTTCCATTCTGGGTATTACTCTGGTCGTTTCCACACTGGATGCCCGCTTACAGGCGCGCACCTCGGTGCTGGCCTCTTCTCTGGCCGAAGCTAACCGCGAACTGGCCCAGCTGGCGCTGCACGACAACCTGACCCGCTTGCCGAACCGTATTCTGCTGGAAGACCGTCTGGACCAGGCGTTAAACAAAGCCGTACGGGAAGAGACCTCTTTTGCGCTGATGTTTATGGATCTTGACGGCTTTAAAGCGGTAAATGACGCTTTTGGTCATCATATTGGCGACAATCTGCTGGTCGCCGTGACCGACCGGATGAAAAATCTGCTGAAGGGGCACCATACGCTGGCGCGCCTTGGCGGGGATGAATTTGTACTGCTGGTTGAAATCACCGATCCCAACGACGCTGCCGCTATTGCCGATCAGCTGGTGAAAGCGATTGATGCGCCTTTTGTTATTTCACGCTATGAGCTGGTGGTATCGCTGAGCATTGGTATTGCCGTTTACCCTGGCGATGGCAATGACGAACGCGAACTGATGTTCAATGCCGATGCCGCGATGTACCACACCAAAAACAATGGTCGTAATGGTTACAGCTTCTTCCAGCCCTCCATGAACACCATTGCTCAAAACCAGCTGCAGCTGATTAATGACCTCTGGCTGGCTCAGGAACACAACGAACTGCGTCTGTTTTATCAACCTAAATTCTGTGCACCGCAGGGCCCGATCGTCGGCTTTGAGGCGCTGATCCGCTGGCAGCACCCGCAGCGCGGCCTGCTGACGCCGGATATCTTTCTGCCGCTGGCGGAAAAAACCGGACTGATTGTCAGCATGGGCAACTGGGTGATCAACGAGGCTTGTCGCCAGCTTCATGAATGGCACCAGATGGGCAACACGCAGTGGTCGGTGGCCGTTAACCTCTCTGCCCTACAGTTTGAACAGGCTGGACTGGTTGAAACGGTGGTTAGCGCGCTGAAAAAGCATCAAATTCCGCCGGAGCAGTTAACGCTGGAAGTTACCGAAACGACGGCAATGCGCGATCCCGATGAGAGCGTGCGCATCCTTACCGAACTGACCGATTTAGGCGTTAAAGCCTCGATTGACGACTTCGGGACCGGCTATTCAAGCCTGCTTTATCTGAAGCGTTTACCGGCCAGCGAACTGAAAATCGATCGGGCGTTTGTTAACGAGCTGCAAACGCAGAATGAAGATGCCACCATTGTGACGGCCATCGTCGCGCTGGCGCAAACGCTGAAGCTGAAAGTGGTGGCGGAAGGCGTGGAAACGCGCGAACAGCAGGACTTCCTGACCAGCCTCGGCTGTAACTCGCTACAGGGGTATTTGCTGGGGCGGCCGGTGCCAGCGGATAAAGTGCCGGAACTCGATCTGTATGCGGACGGGGGTGAAACGCTGCCCGAGAAAAAGGCCGTCTGA
- a CDS encoding spore coat protein U domain-containing protein, with amino-acid sequence MKMKLFLLGCGIGLSVATSGFAATTTGTINARVVLTTGCLVNGQSATTGVNFGTLDFGTSAATFDTLNATLVGSLGNGIFVRCTTGQTYNVQLTSSNAAPATVFGAVTAQPRYLILGSNATQGIAYTLYGTTSYTTPIANNTNLANTGTADPTNGDNYPIYGRISGGGFNAAIPAGTYTDTINVAVNY; translated from the coding sequence ATGAAAATGAAGCTTTTTCTGCTGGGCTGTGGCATTGGCCTCAGCGTGGCGACTTCGGGCTTTGCCGCCACTACAACGGGGACTATCAACGCAAGAGTGGTACTGACCACGGGCTGCCTCGTTAACGGCCAGTCGGCAACCACCGGCGTCAATTTCGGTACCTTAGACTTCGGTACGAGCGCTGCTACCTTCGATACTCTAAACGCGACTTTAGTGGGCTCGCTGGGTAACGGTATTTTTGTACGCTGCACTACCGGGCAAACCTACAACGTTCAGCTAACCAGCAGCAACGCAGCACCGGCAACCGTTTTTGGCGCGGTGACCGCCCAGCCGCGTTATTTGATCCTCGGCAGCAACGCGACGCAAGGTATCGCTTATACCCTCTATGGCACCACGTCATATACGACACCCATCGCTAACAATACCAACCTGGCGAATACCGGCACCGCCGACCCGACCAATGGCGATAACTACCCGATTTATGGTCGTATTTCAGGCGGGGGATTCAATGCCGCTATTCCAGCAGGAACCTACACCGATACGATTAATGTCGCCGTAAACTACTGA
- a CDS encoding MFS transporter, with product MSALSSHPKKPQGSARTIFNVTSGNFLEMYDFMVFGYYATAIAKTFFPGDDPFASLMLTLMTFGAGFLMRPLGAIILGSYIDHHGRRKGLLLTLGLMAMGTLTIAVVPGYNTLGAAAPILILLGRLLQGFSAGVELGGVSVYLSEIAPKNRKGFFVSWQSGSQQVAVIFAALLGLGLNHLLAKEQVTDWGWRIPFFIGCLIVPFLFWVRRMLEETEAFSQRKTHPSMRQIVRSVASNWALVLAGMLMVVTTTVMFYMITAFTPTFGKTVLMMSDKQSFFVTLCVGLSNLIWLPIMGAVSDRYGRRPLLILFTLLMIATAWPVLHWLVGSPTFSHLLEAELWLSFLYASYNGAMVVYLAEVMPAEVRATGFSLAYSLATALFGGFTPAVCSYLIHSTGDKAMPGVWLTIAAVCGLIGTMIIKRLIRQYQAKQSGAPVVQM from the coding sequence ATGTCAGCTTTATCTTCTCATCCGAAAAAACCGCAGGGCAGCGCCCGAACTATATTCAATGTGACCAGCGGCAACTTTCTGGAAATGTACGACTTTATGGTGTTTGGCTATTACGCGACGGCCATCGCTAAAACGTTTTTTCCCGGAGACGACCCATTCGCGTCGTTAATGCTTACCCTCATGACCTTCGGTGCCGGTTTTCTGATGCGCCCGCTGGGCGCTATTATTCTCGGTTCCTACATCGATCATCATGGCCGTCGTAAAGGCCTGTTGCTAACGCTGGGTCTGATGGCGATGGGAACGCTCACCATTGCTGTTGTTCCGGGCTATAACACGCTGGGTGCCGCCGCGCCGATCCTGATCCTGCTCGGCCGTCTGCTGCAAGGCTTCTCGGCAGGTGTTGAGCTGGGTGGCGTCTCTGTTTACCTTTCTGAAATCGCGCCCAAAAACCGCAAAGGCTTTTTTGTCAGCTGGCAGTCCGGTAGCCAGCAGGTCGCGGTGATCTTTGCGGCGCTGCTTGGCCTGGGGCTTAACCATCTGCTGGCGAAAGAGCAGGTAACGGACTGGGGCTGGCGTATTCCGTTTTTTATCGGCTGCCTGATTGTGCCGTTCCTGTTCTGGGTACGGAGAATGCTGGAGGAGACGGAAGCGTTCAGCCAGCGTAAGACTCACCCGTCAATGCGTCAGATTGTCCGCTCAGTGGCGAGTAACTGGGCGCTGGTGCTGGCAGGCATGCTGATGGTTGTCACCACTACCGTGATGTTTTACATGATCACCGCTTTTACGCCGACCTTTGGCAAAACGGTATTGATGATGAGCGATAAGCAGAGCTTTTTCGTCACCTTATGCGTTGGCCTGTCGAATCTGATTTGGCTGCCCATTATGGGTGCGGTGTCCGACCGTTATGGTCGCCGTCCCCTGCTCATCCTCTTTACGCTGCTGATGATCGCGACTGCCTGGCCGGTACTGCACTGGCTGGTGGGTTCGCCGACCTTCTCGCATCTGCTGGAAGCTGAGCTGTGGCTCTCATTTTTGTACGCCAGCTATAACGGCGCGATGGTGGTTTATCTGGCTGAAGTGATGCCGGCAGAAGTCAGGGCGACCGGCTTTTCGCTGGCCTACAGTCTGGCGACCGCGCTGTTTGGCGGCTTCACGCCAGCCGTTTGCAGCTATCTTATCCACTCGACGGGCGATAAGGCGATGCCCGGCGTCTGGCTGACGATCGCCGCGGTATGCGGTCTGATTGGCACGATGATTATCAAGCGACTTATTCGCCAGTATCAGGCGAAGCAGTCCGGCGCACCGGTGGTGCAGATGTAA
- a CDS encoding spore coat U domain-containing protein — MRPLCFVLFFISNAGWSLPTQTFQVTASIVNGCVISGTNTSVIGALDFGTQPGVGTVSASASYVQSSTLTLACTPGTTLNMSIDGGSNYTSTRNLKVANNTDLVGYTLYTSATHSAASAIPVSQNVALTYSNANNITLPIYGLLQMSGVRRAGTYSDTLTVTLSW, encoded by the coding sequence ATGCGCCCGCTTTGCTTCGTGTTGTTTTTTATCAGCAATGCAGGCTGGTCGCTGCCAACTCAAACTTTTCAGGTGACGGCGTCGATAGTAAACGGCTGTGTCATTTCCGGTACAAATACCAGCGTTATTGGCGCACTGGATTTTGGTACGCAACCCGGTGTCGGTACGGTTTCTGCCAGTGCCAGTTACGTACAAAGCTCTACCCTCACGCTGGCCTGTACGCCGGGCACCACGTTGAATATGAGCATAGATGGGGGCAGTAATTACACTTCGACGCGTAATCTGAAAGTCGCTAATAACACAGATTTGGTGGGCTACACGCTCTATACCAGCGCCACCCACAGCGCAGCAAGTGCCATCCCGGTTAGCCAAAACGTGGCGCTGACCTACAGCAATGCCAACAATATCACGCTACCGATCTATGGCTTATTGCAGATGAGTGGCGTACGGCGGGCCGGGACTTACAGCGATACCCTAACGGTGACGCTGAGTTGGTAA
- a CDS encoding spore coat U domain-containing protein, which translates to MKKLLSLFLLLMSCSLSSWAACSLPSSTAAFGSVSSFTVNTTASNTTATVNVNCGSGSVLSLLSSDYIRFQLASASFTSGTRGALKTASTGTDAIPVRVCSDSACTSEMLIGGTTVNYSQAQLLNLLGAGGGQNFAIPLYLRTLTGQVVAAGTYTVTLNILVSYNICTGIGALGLCLAGSQNTGSGTVPITTTMVISNDCTTITAPNISFGSAPLVSSFNAVTQSINVICTKGSTYTVGLSDGSNAVSSQRYMASGSNRLAYEIYKSGGTTRWGSAGTERVASSSANSITTDGLTRTFNYTARVLTTQATPVAGSYSDSVVVDLSF; encoded by the coding sequence ATGAAAAAGTTGCTTAGCCTCTTTCTTCTGTTAATGAGCTGCTCTTTATCATCATGGGCGGCCTGCTCGCTGCCCTCTTCTACTGCCGCCTTTGGCTCAGTCAGCTCGTTTACGGTCAACACTACGGCCAGTAATACTACCGCGACGGTTAACGTAAACTGTGGTTCAGGCAGCGTATTGTCACTGCTTTCCAGCGACTACATCAGGTTTCAGCTCGCCAGTGCATCTTTTACCAGCGGCACGCGCGGCGCGCTGAAAACGGCGAGCACCGGCACGGATGCGATCCCTGTGCGGGTATGCAGTGATTCAGCCTGCACCAGTGAAATGCTGATTGGCGGCACCACCGTTAACTACAGTCAGGCACAGTTGCTCAACCTGTTAGGGGCAGGCGGCGGTCAAAACTTCGCTATCCCACTCTATTTACGTACGCTGACCGGCCAGGTGGTTGCTGCCGGAACCTATACGGTGACGCTGAATATTCTGGTCTCCTATAACATTTGTACCGGCATCGGGGCGCTGGGTCTCTGCCTGGCAGGCAGCCAAAATACCGGTTCAGGCACCGTGCCCATCACGACAACGATGGTTATTTCTAACGACTGCACCACTATTACTGCACCCAATATCAGCTTTGGTAGCGCACCGTTGGTCAGTAGCTTCAATGCGGTCACCCAGTCGATTAACGTCATCTGCACCAAAGGAAGCACCTACACGGTTGGGCTGAGTGACGGCAGCAATGCGGTCAGCTCACAGCGTTACATGGCCAGCGGCAGCAACCGGCTGGCCTATGAGATTTATAAAAGCGGCGGCACGACGCGCTGGGGATCGGCGGGAACGGAACGGGTTGCCAGTAGTTCGGCGAACAGCATTACCACCGATGGCCTGACCCGAACCTTTAACTATACGGCCCGGGTTTTGACCACGCAGGCGACACCGGTTGCCGGGAGCTACAGCGACAGCGTGGTGGTTGATCTCTCTTTTTAG